The following are encoded together in the Pleurocapsa sp. FMAR1 genome:
- a CDS encoding efflux RND transporter permease subunit translates to MAHKEQQDAVLAELKNGARIEEIAAAQANVRDLQQQLELEKLKSSRREYLYAEGAIAREELDEIAFNRKALKERLANAKSNLDELQNGSRVEQIRAQQAAVRQLSAEIKDLDITIDKSILNSPFDAIVSALKPSLNLLSNQNGSSDEVQNVPLSSLGKITLEPELAKITRYNGQRVNTIQGFLTPGVSPDKALTDFKQQLTEANWQLPNGYSYEFGGEAEEKNDALGGLVSTVGVLIVLMIATLVLSLGSFRLAAFIGVVAIASFGLGLFSIWLFGYPFGFNPIIGKVGLIGVAINDSIVVLAAIQQHPLAKTGNKPAIREVVLHSTRHVIATTLTTAIGFVPLLLGGGEFWPPLVVAIANGVIGATLLALYLIPATYLNCYRRQK, encoded by the coding sequence AGATGCAGTTCTGGCAGAACTAAAAAATGGTGCGAGAATAGAAGAAATAGCAGCAGCACAAGCAAACGTAAGGGATCTTCAACAGCAGCTAGAACTAGAAAAGCTTAAAAGTTCCCGTCGAGAATATTTGTACGCAGAAGGTGCGATCGCCCGTGAGGAGTTAGATGAAATCGCTTTTAATCGTAAAGCCTTGAAAGAACGTTTAGCCAACGCCAAAAGCAATTTAGACGAGTTACAAAATGGTTCGAGGGTCGAACAAATAAGAGCACAGCAAGCAGCAGTAAGACAACTATCTGCTGAGATTAAAGACTTAGATATCACTATCGATAAAAGCATTCTCAACTCACCTTTTGACGCGATAGTTTCAGCATTAAAGCCCTCTTTAAATTTATTATCAAACCAAAATGGTTCGAGTGATGAGGTTCAAAATGTTCCCCTATCATCTTTAGGCAAGATAACTCTCGAACCAGAACTTGCTAAAATCACTCGCTACAACGGACAAAGAGTTAATACAATTCAAGGCTTTTTGACCCCAGGAGTTTCCCCCGATAAAGCATTGACCGATTTTAAACAGCAACTAACTGAAGCTAACTGGCAACTTCCCAACGGCTATAGCTATGAGTTTGGCGGAGAGGCAGAAGAAAAAAATGATGCCCTCGGTGGTTTAGTTTCGACGGTGGGAGTCTTAATTGTCCTGATGATAGCGACTTTAGTTTTATCTTTAGGTTCTTTTCGTTTGGCTGCGTTTATCGGCGTGGTGGCGATCGCCTCTTTTGGGTTAGGCTTGTTTTCCATTTGGTTGTTTGGCTATCCTTTTGGTTTCAACCCAATTATCGGTAAGGTAGGCTTAATTGGCGTAGCAATTAATGATTCGATTGTGGTGCTAGCTGCTATTCAACAGCATCCTCTAGCTAAAACTGGGAACAAGCCAGCTATTAGAGAAGTGGTGTTGCATTCTACTCGCCATGTAATTGCCACTACCTTAACTACTGCTATTGGTTTTGTACCTTTATTATTAGGCGGTGGGGAATTTTGGCCACCTCTAGTAGTTGCGATCGCCAATGGAGTTATAGGAGCGACTTTACTAGCACTGTATTTAATTCCCGCAACATATCTAAATTGTTATCGGCGCCAAAAGTAA